A single genomic interval of Pseudomonadota bacterium harbors:
- the tpx gene encoding thiol peroxidase — protein sequence MKKQIINLIVGFTFLVLFISCGNKQADIPIDTSSVAPGSQVTMKGEALPLIGNAVVVGKPLPDTNLVDAKTMTSVNLNDYKGSVLFLSIVPSIDTVVCEAQTHYLGEEGDKLPATIKRITISRDTPFAQTRFAKEAKLNDILYLSDYKEGSFGKSIGLLIDGPMLLARAVILVDKKGIVQYIQVVPEVTHLADMEKAFEKAIELDNLS from the coding sequence ATGAAAAAACAAATAATTAATCTTATAGTTGGTTTTACTTTTTTGGTATTATTTATTTCATGCGGTAATAAACAAGCAGACATTCCAATAGATACCAGCAGTGTTGCTCCCGGTAGTCAGGTTACAATGAAAGGCGAGGCATTACCATTGATCGGCAATGCTGTGGTGGTGGGTAAGCCGTTGCCGGATACAAATCTTGTTGATGCCAAAACAATGACTTCTGTTAATCTTAATGATTATAAAGGTTCCGTTCTTTTTCTCAGCATTGTACCTTCCATTGATACTGTAGTCTGTGAAGCGCAAACTCATTATTTAGGAGAAGAAGGGGATAAACTTCCTGCAACAATTAAGCGAATTACTATAAGCCGTGATACGCCTTTTGCCCAAACCCGTTTTGCAAAAGAAGCCAAGCTAAATGATATTTTGTATCTTTCAGATTATAAAGAAGGCAGCTTCGGCAAATCAATCGGACTGCTTATTGACGGGCCGATGTTGCTTGCAAGGGCAGTAATACTTGTCGATAAAAAGGGAATTGTACAATATATCCAGGTTGTACCTGAAGTCACACATTTGGCTGATATGGAAAAGGCCTTTGAAAAAGCGATAGAACTTGACAATCTTTCTTAG
- a CDS encoding FAD-dependent oxidoreductase codes for MGKRLLLVGGGHAHMMTLAAIHEFIEKGYEVSVIGPSPYHFYSGMGPGMLGKIYTPYDIRFATKSLVEKQKGNFILGKAASIDPKKKIVYLKAGDEVPYDVVSFNSGSQVIKLDVEGDTKNIYTVKPIENLKEAQERIEVLLSDKPVRVVVVGGGPSATEIAGNVWRIGAFSGKNTPEIMVFAGNKFMDRFSDKIQKKAFKSLTGRGIKIYERTFVKKIKSGSVILETGEEHTFDFLFLALGIKPSPIFETSGLPAGPDGGLLVNKYLQSTAYSDIFGGGDCIYFQDQPLAKVGVYAVRQNPVLLHNLMAQLEGKALLPFDPGGDYLQIFNMGDGTGIFYKKGITFSGKLAFMIKDYIDGKFMKKFQAYE; via the coding sequence ATGGGAAAACGGCTTTTACTTGTGGGTGGTGGGCATGCACATATGATGACACTTGCCGCTATACATGAATTTATTGAAAAAGGATATGAAGTTTCAGTAATCGGTCCTTCGCCGTATCACTTTTATTCCGGAATGGGTCCCGGAATGCTTGGCAAGATCTATACACCTTATGACATCCGGTTTGCTACCAAATCTTTGGTGGAAAAGCAAAAGGGTAATTTTATTCTCGGCAAAGCGGCAAGTATAGATCCCAAGAAGAAAATAGTATATCTGAAGGCTGGAGATGAAGTACCATATGATGTTGTTTCTTTTAATTCCGGCAGCCAGGTGATTAAGCTGGATGTAGAAGGTGACACAAAAAATATATATACTGTAAAACCTATAGAAAATCTAAAAGAAGCACAGGAACGTATAGAAGTACTTCTTTCGGATAAACCTGTTCGTGTAGTAGTGGTCGGTGGTGGCCCCTCTGCTACCGAAATTGCAGGTAATGTCTGGAGAATCGGGGCCTTTTCCGGGAAAAACACTCCCGAAATCATGGTGTTCGCAGGCAACAAATTTATGGATCGCTTTTCGGATAAAATCCAAAAAAAAGCTTTTAAGTCTCTCACTGGCAGGGGAATTAAAATTTATGAACGAACCTTTGTCAAAAAAATTAAATCCGGTAGTGTAATTTTAGAAACCGGAGAAGAACATACATTTGATTTTTTGTTTCTGGCGCTTGGTATCAAACCCTCTCCCATCTTTGAGACTTCCGGGCTGCCGGCAGGACCTGATGGCGGTTTGCTGGTAAATAAGTATCTCCAGAGTACGGCGTATTCTGATATTTTCGGAGGTGGTGATTGTATTTATTTTCAGGATCAGCCTCTTGCCAAAGTAGGAGTTTATGCCGTAAGGCAAAACCCTGTTCTTTTGCATAATCTAATGGCACAGCTTGAAGGTAAGGCGCTTTTACCTTTCGATCCTGGAGGAGACTATCTCCAGATTTTTAACATGGGGGATGGCACCGGAATTTTTTATAAAAAGGGAATAACTTTTAGTGGGAAACTTGCGTTTATGATCAAAGATTATATAGACGGAAAGTTTATGAAAAAATTTCAGGCATACGAGTAA
- a CDS encoding DsrE family protein has protein sequence MGKFLFVLTRGMEDPTRVTRALQLAKAAKEAGHETNIFLTDDAALLVKQGMIDNIIAPTGDEAFAHYQYLIKNKVPIYVCIPCAKARQVDEKDVEASVQFAGATKLFELAEGSNIFTF, from the coding sequence ATGGGAAAATTCTTATTTGTTCTTACACGCGGCATGGAAGATCCAACCCGTGTTACCCGTGCATTACAATTGGCAAAGGCAGCTAAGGAAGCAGGGCATGAAACGAATATTTTCTTAACAGATGATGCCGCATTACTTGTCAAACAAGGTATGATTGACAATATAATTGCTCCTACCGGAGATGAGGCATTTGCTCATTATCAATACCTGATAAAGAACAAGGTTCCGATTTATGTTTGTATTCCATGTGCAAAAGCCCGCCAGGTAGACGAGAAAGATGTGGAAGCATCTGTACAGTTTGCAGGGGCGACAAAGCTTTTTGAGCTGGCCGAGGGTTCAAATATTTTTACATTCTGA
- a CDS encoding sulfurtransferase: protein MNWKNLFTPVKNMNSDEAKKYMDTHTSDSYQLLDVRQPDEYEREHIPGAALIPLPKLPDRLSELDSKKPTLVYCAVGGRSRAAAQLISGKGFSEVYNLSGGIKAWNSPKAAGSLEEGLEVISGLFGGEEEYSDAFHLAYAMEKGLQLFYLKLAGKESDESHKKLFNRLADFENKHMDRLVEEYRADTGNKSESLKEEFTTSNIPEGIMEGGSISKFLQKAESGFEKMASIIDFAMSLEAQALDLYSRIAKTSDKIAVHDFFLRIADEEKEHLNYLAKEMEQYL, encoded by the coding sequence ATGAACTGGAAAAATCTATTTACGCCGGTAAAGAATATGAATTCTGATGAAGCCAAGAAATATATGGATACGCATACTTCGGATTCGTACCAGCTTCTTGATGTCCGCCAACCTGATGAATATGAGCGCGAACATATTCCAGGTGCTGCTCTTATTCCATTGCCGAAGCTGCCAGACAGATTATCCGAGCTTGATAGTAAAAAACCTACACTAGTATATTGTGCCGTGGGAGGCCGCAGCAGAGCTGCAGCACAACTTATATCGGGCAAAGGTTTTAGCGAGGTTTATAATCTTTCCGGCGGAATTAAAGCATGGAACAGCCCAAAAGCAGCAGGTTCTCTTGAAGAAGGGCTTGAAGTTATCAGCGGATTATTTGGTGGAGAAGAAGAATACAGCGACGCATTTCATCTTGCCTATGCTATGGAAAAAGGCTTGCAACTTTTCTATCTTAAACTTGCAGGCAAAGAGTCTGATGAAAGTCACAAAAAATTGTTTAATCGTCTTGCCGATTTTGAAAACAAGCATATGGACCGTCTGGTAGAAGAATATAGGGCGGATACCGGAAACAAATCCGAAAGTTTAAAAGAAGAATTTACTACATCCAATATTCCGGAAGGCATCATGGAAGGCGGTTCCATAAGTAAATTCTTGCAAAAAGCCGAGTCTGGTTTTGAAAAAATGGCGTCAATCATTGATTTTGCTATGTCTTTAGAAGCTCAGGCACTCGACCTTTATAGCAGAATAGCTAAGACAAGTGATAAAATTGCGGTGCATGATTTCTTCCTGCGGATTGCCGATGAAGAAAAGGAGCATCTCAATTACCTGGCAAAAGAGATGGAGCAGTATTTATAG
- a CDS encoding pyridoxamine 5'-phosphate oxidase family protein, translated as MKELSDLKQLFASETLAVLATHSGDQPHCCLVAFAFSDDLKHLLFATSRKTRKYTDICSNPRVAMLIDNRSNRESDFKQAAAVTAKGNAKEQDVKKENIWTTLYIEKHPHLSAFINSPDVALIKIDIEEYLIAGFDSTNFIKM; from the coding sequence ATGAAAGAACTTTCAGACTTAAAACAATTATTTGCTTCAGAAACTCTTGCTGTACTTGCCACACATAGTGGAGATCAACCACATTGCTGCCTGGTCGCCTTTGCGTTTTCCGATGATTTGAAACACCTTTTGTTTGCAACAAGCAGAAAGACTCGAAAGTATACCGATATTTGTTCAAACCCGCGTGTAGCGATGTTGATCGACAACAGGTCGAATCGTGAATCGGATTTCAAGCAGGCAGCAGCAGTAACAGCAAAAGGTAATGCCAAAGAACAGGATGTTAAAAAAGAAAATATATGGACAACTCTTTACATAGAAAAACATCCACATCTGTCAGCTTTTATAAACAGTCCTGATGTAGCATTAATCAAAATAGATATTGAGGAATACCTTATAGCCGGTTTTGATTCAACTAATTTTATAAAAATGTAG
- a CDS encoding TIGR01777 family oxidoreductase — MDILITGASGFIGSALLPYLSAKGHRIFKLERGKKPESGLFWDIENNIIELSDKISFDAVIHLAGENVGDSRWTIKKKEKILSSRIAGTHLISKTIASLDPKPQVMLSSSGIGIYGDQGRQIVTEATSPGKGFLADVCKKWEAETKPAEDAGIRVAHLRIAPVLSMKGGMIKRLLPYFKLGLGASMGPGTQYLSWIVMSDLMDAMDFILHNNFIKGAVNLCTPNPVTNYQFAKILGKVINRPAVLNLPGPVLKILFGQMAEEELLFSNQAIPERLINADFKFAYPDLEKALRYVIDANV, encoded by the coding sequence ATGGATATTCTGATCACAGGGGCATCGGGTTTTATAGGTTCAGCGCTGTTGCCTTATCTATCTGCAAAAGGGCATCGCATTTTTAAACTGGAACGTGGGAAAAAACCTGAATCAGGATTGTTCTGGGATATTGAAAACAATATAATTGAACTTTCCGATAAAATATCTTTTGATGCCGTAATTCATTTGGCCGGAGAAAATGTGGGGGATAGCCGCTGGACTATAAAAAAGAAAGAGAAAATATTATCCAGCAGAATTGCAGGAACGCATCTTATAAGCAAAACTATAGCTTCTCTTGACCCGAAACCGCAAGTAATGCTGTCTTCTTCAGGTATAGGTATCTATGGCGATCAGGGGCGACAAATTGTTACCGAGGCTACTTCTCCCGGTAAAGGTTTTCTTGCAGATGTATGTAAAAAATGGGAAGCGGAAACCAAACCGGCTGAAGATGCCGGTATAAGGGTTGCTCATTTAAGAATAGCTCCGGTTTTAAGTATGAAAGGCGGCATGATAAAAAGACTTTTACCGTATTTTAAGCTGGGGCTTGGAGCTTCAATGGGACCCGGCACACAGTACTTAAGCTGGATAGTAATGAGCGATCTTATGGATGCCATGGATTTTATACTGCATAATAATTTCATAAAGGGCGCTGTAAATCTTTGCACACCAAATCCTGTAACAAATTATCAATTTGCAAAAATACTGGGAAAGGTAATTAATCGCCCGGCTGTATTAAATTTGCCGGGCCCGGTTTTAAAAATATTGTTCGGGCAAATGGCTGAAGAAGAACTGCTTTTCAGCAACCAGGCTATACCCGAACGGCTTATAAATGCAGATTTTAAATTTGCTTATCCGGATCTGGAAAAAGCTTTAAGATATGTAATCGATGCCAATGTTTGA
- a CDS encoding SRPBCC family protein, whose amino-acid sequence MKNHLITRSMKLPFNIEKVFQFFCDVKNLQRITPPELNFKILSPLPIEIAKGTIIDYQMSLFKIPFRWRSEICKWNPPFEFMDTQVEKGPYKIWEHTHRFYKENGNTTIEDSVTYRLPLWPMGEIAYPIVRRQLNRIFDYRLKTIKGIFLKESNF is encoded by the coding sequence ATGAAAAATCATCTTATCACAAGATCAATGAAATTGCCGTTTAATATTGAAAAAGTTTTTCAGTTTTTTTGCGATGTGAAAAATCTGCAAAGAATCACTCCGCCGGAGCTTAATTTTAAAATACTTAGCCCCCTGCCGATTGAAATTGCAAAAGGAACTATTATCGATTATCAGATGAGTCTTTTTAAGATACCTTTTCGCTGGCGCTCAGAAATATGTAAATGGAACCCTCCCTTTGAATTTATGGATACCCAGGTGGAAAAAGGGCCTTACAAAATATGGGAACACACGCACAGATTTTATAAAGAAAACGGCAATACTACAATAGAAGACAGCGTCACTTACCGGCTACCGTTATGGCCTATGGGTGAAATAGCGTACCCGATTGTGAGAAGACAGTTAAACAGAATTTTCGATTACAGGCTAAAAACAATTAAAGGTATATTTTTAAAAGAATCTAACTTTTAA
- a CDS encoding DUF2071 domain-containing protein, producing MATVRINLHNVIYISYLVPADRIRPFVPKVLNLVPDENNMVYISFVAMDCRQTRLSAFPFIKFSYKQLNLRTYVSDPKTGDASVYFFNSGVSLGFIPVLTRLIGISWEKITFNLNKGYDGKYNATGYWLGDFNFEIDTALSKELNNSTVSHITNPMMGFIGPEGKTRSFKIYHKALKVYSAVLNNIKFPLPEEKGFITYKELTNPDSVLMVPEAEFIIFLPPSKV from the coding sequence ATGGCCACAGTCAGGATAAACCTACATAATGTTATATATATTTCCTACCTGGTACCTGCGGATCGCATACGCCCTTTTGTACCTAAAGTTCTGAATCTTGTGCCCGATGAAAATAATATGGTTTATATATCATTTGTAGCCATGGACTGTAGGCAGACCCGACTTTCGGCTTTTCCGTTTATTAAATTTTCGTATAAACAATTAAATTTACGCACATACGTTTCAGATCCAAAAACGGGTGATGCGTCAGTATATTTTTTTAACAGTGGTGTTTCACTTGGTTTCATACCTGTACTTACAAGATTAATCGGAATTTCCTGGGAAAAGATAACTTTTAATTTAAATAAAGGCTATGATGGAAAATACAATGCAACCGGTTACTGGCTGGGAGATTTTAATTTTGAGATCGATACCGCATTATCAAAAGAGCTAAATAATTCTACCGTTTCGCATATAACAAACCCTATGATGGGTTTTATAGGGCCTGAAGGAAAAACACGAAGTTTTAAAATATATCATAAGGCGCTTAAAGTATATTCTGCTGTTTTAAATAATATTAAATTTCCACTTCCGGAAGAAAAAGGTTTTATTACCTACAAAGAACTTACCAATCCTGACAGCGTGCTTATGGTGCCCGAAGCGGAATTTATTATATTTCTGCCGCCATCAAAAGTTTAA
- a CDS encoding DUF4197 domain-containing protein, giving the protein MKNLIKISCMTLMILILIVSYSIAGDSWWETGLKLLTDSSETETTQEPATADIGKAFKEALTIGSENVVKQLGKSDGFNADPKIHIPLPVELNTTKKMLGKIGMSSMVNDLELKLNRAAEAATPKAKDLFIQSISEMTFDDVKSIYNGPQDSATKYFKSKMSPSLREEFKPIVEQSLSEVGAVQAYDNVMGQYKTLPFVPDVKSNLTNHVIEKGIDGIFYYLAKEEAAIRKDPVKQTTALLKQVFGAK; this is encoded by the coding sequence ATGAAAAATCTAATAAAAATTTCATGTATGACTTTGATGATCTTAATTCTCATAGTAAGCTACTCAATTGCAGGGGATTCATGGTGGGAAACAGGCTTAAAACTTTTAACAGATTCCAGCGAAACCGAGACAACGCAAGAACCCGCTACGGCAGATATTGGGAAAGCCTTTAAAGAAGCTCTTACCATCGGGTCAGAAAATGTTGTCAAACAGCTTGGAAAGTCAGATGGATTTAATGCCGACCCCAAAATTCATATTCCTTTACCTGTCGAACTTAATACTACTAAAAAAATGTTAGGTAAAATCGGAATGTCATCAATGGTTAATGACCTTGAATTGAAACTTAACAGAGCAGCCGAGGCAGCTACACCCAAGGCTAAAGATCTTTTTATACAGTCAATTAGTGAAATGACGTTTGATGATGTTAAGTCTATATATAATGGCCCTCAAGATTCTGCTACAAAATATTTTAAAAGCAAAATGTCTCCGTCATTGAGAGAAGAATTTAAACCTATTGTGGAACAAAGTCTTTCGGAAGTAGGAGCGGTTCAGGCTTATGACAATGTAATGGGGCAATATAAAACTTTGCCTTTTGTTCCTGATGTAAAATCCAATCTTACAAATCATGTTATTGAAAAAGGAATAGACGGCATTTTTTATTATCTTGCAAAAGAAGAAGCCGCAATCCGTAAAGATCCTGTGAAACAGACAACAGCATTGTTGAAACAAGTATTTGGCGCAAAATAA
- a CDS encoding AEC family transporter, whose protein sequence is MENFIVIITYLLIGMALRRIPVFPADTGNVLNLFVIYISLPALVLLNIPELIFSKALLVPALMPWGTLLLSCVAVILSSKIFKWDRPTTGCLLLLIPLGNTSFLGIPMVKAFFGDQGVPYAVLYDQLGSFPALVTYGSLILALYGTQGIKPTTISVLKKVITFPPFIALVIAFAFRPFSYPPILVNLLKVLSSTLVPVVMIAVGFQLVLRLNKKITSQLGIGLFLKLILIPIAALLICKIGGLEGKAVQVSIFEAGMPPMVSAGALAILADLSPALTAALVGIGIIVSFATLPLLYQLL, encoded by the coding sequence ATGGAAAATTTCATTGTAATAATAACTTATTTGCTTATAGGCATGGCTTTAAGGCGTATTCCCGTATTTCCCGCTGACACAGGAAATGTATTAAATTTATTTGTAATTTATATATCTCTACCGGCTTTGGTTCTGTTAAATATTCCCGAACTTATTTTTTCCAAAGCTTTATTGGTTCCTGCTTTAATGCCGTGGGGAACTTTACTGCTTTCCTGTGTTGCAGTAATTCTATCATCAAAAATATTTAAATGGGATCGTCCTACTACAGGGTGTCTCCTTCTTTTGATACCTCTCGGCAATACTTCTTTTCTTGGCATCCCGATGGTTAAGGCATTTTTCGGAGATCAGGGTGTACCATATGCGGTATTATATGATCAACTGGGATCTTTTCCGGCCCTGGTTACTTACGGGTCATTGATTCTTGCTTTATATGGTACGCAAGGGATTAAACCAACTACCATAAGTGTGCTTAAAAAGGTTATTACTTTTCCACCATTTATCGCGCTTGTTATCGCATTTGCTTTCCGGCCTTTTTCTTATCCGCCTATATTAGTTAATTTGTTAAAAGTGCTTTCTTCCACTCTTGTGCCGGTTGTAATGATTGCCGTAGGCTTTCAGCTCGTTCTGCGTTTAAACAAAAAAATTACTTCTCAGCTTGGTATCGGGCTTTTTTTGAAACTGATTTTAATCCCTATAGCAGCATTATTGATTTGTAAGATCGGAGGGCTTGAAGGAAAAGCCGTTCAGGTTTCGATATTTGAAGCCGGAATGCCGCCAATGGTTTCGGCCGGGGCACTGGCTATTTTAGCTGATCTGTCTCCTGCGCTAACTGCCGCACTGGTAGGTATCGGAATTATCGTGAGTTTTGCTACATTGCCCTTGCTTTATCAATTATTATAG
- a CDS encoding efflux RND transporter periplasmic adaptor subunit: MKPLIKRSIITVLVLGLAIIAIVIFFKKSNGQGVSYRTEKIKRGDLLVTISATGTIEPEEVIDVGAQVAGRILKFGKDKNNKTIDYGSVIEEGTILAEIDDSLYASDVVQAEAQVQQSKASLARARADIEQAKAKLYQAKRDWDRAQKLGPSEALAQTTYDAYKSNYETAKANLGVGQATIEQAVAAVAQSEAALKRVKRNLGYCTIKSPVKGVIIDRRVNIGQTVVASLNAPSLFLIAKDLKRMQVWVAVNEADIGKIHPGQKVSFTVDAFPGEVFQGEVGKVRLNASMSQNVVTYTVEIITDNSSGRLLPYLTANVQFVLKHLKNVMLVPNAALRWTPSPGQVNPKFRNQLKTSSSDKKDQDEVLMQSQNKALKAQNGKKKGTVWVINSGNTVEPIQISVGTSDGVVTEIEGNGLVEGLEVVLGQQIQTNDNIGGSSNPFVPNFHKSRR, from the coding sequence ATGAAACCTCTCATTAAGCGTAGCATCATTACAGTTTTGGTTTTGGGGCTTGCCATTATTGCTATTGTCATATTTTTCAAAAAAAGCAATGGACAGGGTGTTTCATACCGTACCGAAAAGATTAAGCGAGGCGACCTTCTGGTTACCATCAGCGCTACCGGCACTATAGAACCTGAGGAAGTGATTGATGTAGGTGCCCAGGTAGCCGGTCGAATATTAAAATTCGGTAAAGACAAGAATAATAAAACAATAGATTATGGGTCGGTTATTGAAGAAGGGACAATACTGGCCGAAATCGATGACTCTCTTTATGCCTCTGATGTAGTTCAGGCTGAAGCTCAGGTGCAGCAATCCAAGGCTTCTCTTGCAAGAGCCAGGGCCGATATCGAGCAGGCAAAAGCAAAACTTTACCAGGCAAAGCGTGACTGGGACCGGGCGCAAAAACTTGGCCCTTCGGAAGCTCTGGCTCAAACAACTTATGATGCTTATAAATCCAATTATGAAACAGCTAAGGCAAACCTTGGTGTAGGCCAGGCAACGATTGAACAGGCTGTAGCTGCTGTGGCTCAATCTGAGGCGGCTTTAAAACGCGTTAAACGGAATCTTGGATATTGTACGATAAAGTCTCCGGTTAAGGGAGTTATTATCGACAGGAGAGTTAATATCGGCCAAACTGTTGTTGCAAGCCTGAATGCTCCCAGCCTTTTTCTGATTGCAAAAGATTTAAAACGTATGCAGGTATGGGTTGCCGTCAATGAGGCAGATATCGGAAAAATTCATCCTGGTCAGAAAGTCAGTTTTACGGTAGATGCCTTTCCGGGTGAAGTATTTCAAGGAGAAGTCGGCAAAGTGCGTCTTAACGCATCCATGAGCCAAAATGTTGTTACTTATACTGTAGAGATTATTACCGACAATTCAAGCGGACGACTTCTTCCATATCTAACCGCTAATGTTCAGTTTGTATTAAAACATCTCAAAAATGTCATGTTGGTGCCAAACGCTGCTCTGCGCTGGACGCCAAGCCCCGGGCAGGTTAATCCTAAATTCCGCAATCAGCTTAAAACGTCTTCATCCGATAAAAAAGATCAGGATGAAGTTTTAATGCAAAGTCAAAATAAGGCATTAAAGGCACAAAACGGCAAAAAGAAAGGTACCGTATGGGTCATTAACTCCGGTAATACAGTTGAACCAATACAGATAAGTGTTGGAACCAGTGATGGTGTTGTAACAGAAATCGAAGGTAATGGCCTTGTGGAAGGACTTGAAGTTGTTTTGGGACAACAGATTCAAACAAACGACAACATTGGAGGAAGTTCTAATCCATTTGTTCCTAATTTTCATAAAAGCAGACGGTAA
- a CDS encoding ABC transporter ATP-binding protein: MELIELKNIYKTYHIGEIDVEVLKGVSMQIKTGELVALMGASGSGKSTLMNILGCLDRPTSGKYLLEGQDVGRISADERALIRNKKMGFVFQSFNLLARASAVENVAMPLTYTTDSISDGKARERAIEMLSRVGLQDRLDHEPSKLSGGQQQRVAIARALINRPPVLFADEPTGNLDSNTSTEVLEMFRQLNIEDKITIVLVTHDAAVAKYADRIIRINDGVIVNEISDQEDTELLTPVDSLQINEVV, from the coding sequence ATGGAACTTATTGAATTAAAAAATATCTATAAAACCTACCATATAGGCGAAATCGATGTTGAGGTACTAAAAGGCGTTTCAATGCAGATTAAAACCGGAGAGTTAGTTGCCCTTATGGGGGCATCCGGCTCTGGTAAAAGCACTTTGATGAATATACTTGGTTGTCTGGATAGACCGACATCAGGAAAATACCTGCTCGAAGGACAAGATGTCGGGAGGATATCTGCCGATGAACGCGCTCTTATAAGAAACAAAAAAATGGGGTTTGTGTTTCAAAGCTTCAATCTGCTTGCCCGTGCCAGTGCCGTTGAAAATGTCGCTATGCCTCTTACCTACACAACGGATTCGATATCTGATGGAAAGGCGCGTGAAAGAGCAATAGAAATGTTAAGCCGTGTAGGATTGCAGGACAGGCTTGATCATGAGCCGTCAAAGCTTTCAGGAGGACAGCAGCAGCGTGTGGCAATTGCAAGGGCTTTGATTAACCGCCCACCGGTTCTTTTTGCCGATGAACCTACCGGAAATCTGGATTCAAATACCAGTACCGAGGTTCTTGAAATGTTTCGCCAACTGAATATAGAAGATAAGATTACTATAGTGCTTGTTACTCATGATGCCGCTGTAGCCAAATATGCCGATCGGATTATTCGCATAAATGATGGTGTAATAGTAAATGAAATATCGGATCAGGAAGATACTGAACTTTTAACTCCTGTCGATTCTCTGCAAATTAATGAGGTTGTATGA
- a CDS encoding ABC transporter permease, with the protein MKAHRTIKIALQALLRNPMRAMLTTLGIVIGVGAVIAMMEIGNGSSSAIKKSVASMGANTILVRPGTASSGGISFGSGSAMTLTSEDSDAIRECPSVLTAAPVVRARAQVVYGNRNWVPSSIYGTTPEFLTVRDWTTFSEGEVFGNRDVLNANKVCVLGQTVVRELFEGKSPIGKEIRIKNVSFRVVGVLSAKGANMMGHDQDDTIIAPWTTIKYRVTGSTLGNVNQSSSGIASSVNSISSLYPGDPPSLYPEQSSVQVANNPMPIRFANIDQIMIAAASTAQIPEAISQMTQVLRERHRIRNGEADDFNIRNMSEIIDTLSSTTRMMTNLLLSVALISLIVGGVGIMNIMLVSVTERTREIGLRMAVGARARDILSQFLVESIVLCLVGGGLGIALGHGGSKLVNFFLKWPVENSPGAIAAAILVSAAVGIVFGYYPAWRASRLDPIEALRYE; encoded by the coding sequence ATGAAAGCCCATCGCACAATAAAGATCGCTCTTCAAGCTCTTTTGCGCAATCCAATGCGGGCAATGCTTACAACTCTTGGAATTGTTATAGGTGTTGGTGCTGTTATTGCCATGATGGAAATAGGCAACGGCTCCTCTTCTGCAATTAAAAAATCAGTTGCCAGTATGGGTGCTAATACTATCCTCGTCCGACCCGGAACCGCATCCAGCGGAGGTATAAGTTTCGGTTCCGGTAGCGCTATGACTCTTACGTCTGAAGACAGTGATGCTATACGTGAATGCCCTTCCGTTTTAACTGCTGCTCCTGTGGTGCGTGCCCGGGCTCAGGTGGTTTACGGCAATCGTAACTGGGTTCCCTCATCCATTTATGGAACTACCCCGGAATTTCTTACCGTGCGTGATTGGACTACATTTTCGGAAGGAGAAGTATTTGGCAATCGTGATGTGCTTAACGCCAATAAAGTTTGCGTTCTTGGCCAAACCGTAGTCAGGGAGTTATTTGAAGGCAAATCACCCATAGGAAAGGAAATCCGCATCAAGAATGTATCATTCAGGGTGGTCGGTGTGCTTTCCGCCAAAGGGGCAAATATGATGGGACATGATCAGGATGATACCATTATTGCCCCGTGGACGACAATAAAATACAGAGTTACAGGCTCGACTCTTGGTAATGTCAACCAAAGCAGTTCCGGTATTGCCTCATCCGTGAATTCGATCAGCAGTCTGTACCCGGGAGATCCTCCCAGTTTATATCCTGAACAATCATCCGTTCAGGTTGCTAATAATCCTATGCCAATACGCTTTGCCAATATAGACCAGATTATGATAGCTGCGGCTTCTACAGCTCAAATTCCTGAGGCTATTAGCCAGATGACACAAGTGCTTCGTGAACGTCACCGTATAAGGAATGGAGAAGCGGATGACTTTAATATCAGGAACATGAGTGAGATTATAGATACGCTTTCTTCAACAACAAGAATGATGACCAATCTGTTGCTGAGTGTGGCACTGATTTCACTAATTGTAGGCGGAGTCGGGATAATGAACATAATGCTGGTATCGGTCACCGAGAGAACCCGTGAGATAGGTTTGAGAATGGCTGTCGGTGCCAGAGCTCGAGATATTTTAAGTCAGTTTCTTGTAGAATCTATCGTACTTTGTCTTGTTGGAGGAGGCTTAGGAATTGCTCTGGGTCATGGCGGTTCCAAGCTTGTAAATTTTTTTCTTAAATGGCCTGTTGAAAATTCTCCCGGAGCAATTGCTGCAGCTATATTGGTGTCTGCCGCCGTTGGCATTGTTTTCGGATATTATCCTGCATGGAGGGCATCACGTCTTGATCCTATTGAGGCACTTCGCTATGAATAA